One Cucumis sativus cultivar 9930 chromosome 1, Cucumber_9930_V3, whole genome shotgun sequence DNA segment encodes these proteins:
- the LOC116404760 gene encoding phytosulfokines-like, which yields MWKINLPALITLLAALVTIMSLIIIPSSQATTSCEPPHRIVSQELVADQNNDEPCEGPGKEDCLIRRTLQAHTDYVYTCDNPTNP from the exons ATGTGGAAGATTAATCTCCCAGCTCTCATCACCCTTCTTGCAGCACTTGTAACAATAATGTCCCTCATCATCATACCATCCTCTCAAGCTACCACTTCATGTGAACCCCCACATCGa ATTGTTTCTCAAGAGCTCGTCGCTGATCAAAATAACGATGAACCATGTGAAGGACCAGGGAAAGAAGATTGTCTTATTCGAAGAACCTTACAGGCTCATACTGATTACGTTTATACTTGTGATAATCCAACCAACCCATGA
- the LOC101222290 gene encoding RING-H2 finger protein ATL67, producing the protein MPLSPSPLPPLHSPILLPGFFMVLMTVSMLLLIVLFLFIAILCTKRSAKYDGEESSDNLDIEAPIFHYSGVESGEQECAICLCEIEEGEKCRKMKTCGHVFHKDCIDRWFKVNGHCPICRTSVCMVVIDRGGNAMASSSSLPTPFINRI; encoded by the coding sequence ATGCCGTTGTCACCGTCGCCTTTGCCGCCGTTGCACTCTCCAATCCTACTTCCTGGCTTCTTTATGGTTTTGATGACGGTCTCCATGCTTCTTCTCATTGTgctatttttattcattgcCATCTTATGTACAAAACGATCAGCCAAATATGACGGGGAAGAGTCGTCGGATAATTTGGACATTGAAGCACCGATTTTTCATTACAGCGGAGTTGAAAGCGGCGAACAAGAATGTGCGATTTGCCTTTGTGAAATTGAGGAAGGAGAGAAGTGTAGAAAGATGAAGACGTGTGGTCATGTGTTTCACAAAGACTGCATTGACCGGTGGTTTAAGGTGAATGGCCATTGTCCAATTTGTCGGACCTCCGTTTGTATGGTAGTCATTGATCGCGGTGGAAATGCCAtggcttcttcttcatctttaccGACCCCCTTCATCAACCGAATTTAA